One genomic segment of Hordeum vulgare subsp. vulgare chromosome 2H, MorexV3_pseudomolecules_assembly, whole genome shotgun sequence includes these proteins:
- the LOC123424809 gene encoding uncharacterized protein LOC123424809: MPLVVVVAMPSAPPPPPPPPPPARIVVVVPALGCFAGFLFAMAEVLSYMGFAGAWIMSAASAAQVVALRAWGDGSAPVLFLHAVIYGALSACICTVLALLALLVLRLCAKCVAYVNAAVSGSTPGFKKSTLRAIRPESAANLFRFLRPAVLGFVVDGAFFLIILAGLLLKVMSPHVQGSISQGEMVGSVIEDVGTFGMHATACFLIIPALFLSGWREC; encoded by the exons ATGCCGCTGGTCGTCGTCGTCGCGATGCcctcggcgccgccgccgccgccgccgccgcccccgcctgCGCGGATCGTCGTCGTGGTGCCGGCGCTCGGGTGCTTCGCCGGCTTCCTCTTCGCCATGGCGGAAGTCCTCAGCTACATGGGCTTCGCGGGTGCGTGGATCATGTCCGCGGCCTCGGCTGCACAGGTCGTCGCGCTCCGCGCCTGGGGCGATGGCTCCGCTCCCGTCCTGTTCCTCCATGCGGTCATCTACGGGGCCCTCAGCGCCTGCATCTGCACCGTCCTTGCGTTGCTCGCGCTTCTCGTCCTGCGGCTGTGCGCCAAGTGCGTTGCCTACGTGAATGCAGCTGTATCTGGATCCACTCCGGGATTCAAGAAG AGCACCTTGCGAGCAATCAGGCCGGAGTCGGCTGCAAACTTGTTTAGGTTTCTGCGCCCCGCGGTGCTTGGATTTGTCGTGGATGGGGCCTTCTTCCTGATAATACTCGCTGGTCTTCTGCTAAAGGTGATGTCGCCACATGTTCAGGGATCGATATCTCAGGGGGAAATGGTCGGTTCGGTAATCGAGGATGTGGGGACATTTGGTATGCACGCGACAGCTTGCTTTCTCATCATCCCAGCTCTGTTTCTTAGTGGTTGGAGGGAGTGCTAG
- the LOC123424810 gene encoding uncharacterized protein LOC123424810, with the protein MAVADAALPSPPPPPPPPARIVVVVLALVQVALAPMLALGRVLRVAVEALPYLGLALVWILSAASAAKVVARRAWGEGSASFLFLQTLTYGAFTVLACSFLVLLALGVLLLCGLGVAYVIAAVRRGSRHESNKRAVGATTPDSAADSAAGSFSLPRTAVLGFMADVPFMLLVVAGFLVAAMSHVEGSVSQGEMVGFVIVDVGIFAMHAISCSVIVPALLLSFWREDQADRKAPSQFC; encoded by the exons ATGGCCGTCGCTGACGCGGCgctgccctcgccgccgccgcccccgcccccgccggcACGGATCGTCGTCGTGGTGCTGGCGCTCGTGCAGGTCGCGCTCGCCCCGATGCTGGCGCTCGGGCGCGTCCTCCGCGTCGCGGTCGAAGCGCTCCCCTACCTGGGCTTGGCCCTTGTGTGGATTCTCTCCGCGGCCTCGGCTGCCAAGGTCGTGGCTCGCCGCGCCTGGGGCGAGGGCTCcgcctccttcctcttcctccagaCGCTCACCTACGGGGCTTTCACGGTCTTGGCCTGCAGCTTCCTTGTCTTGCTCGCGCTTGGCGTCCTGCTGCTGTGCGGCCTGGGCGTGGCGTACGTGATTGCGGCTGTACGACGTGGATCCCGTCACGAATCCAACAAG CGCGCCGTGGGAGCAACCACGCCGGACTCGGCTGCAGACTCAGCTGCAGGCTCCTTTAGTCTGCCCCGCACCGCGGTGCTTGGATTCATGGCAGATGTTCCTTTCATGCTGCTGGTTGTCGCTGGTTTTCTGGTAGCAGCAATGTCGCATGTGGAGGGATCAGTATCTCAGGGAGAAATGGTTGGATTTGTAATCGTGGATGTGGGGATATTTGCTATGCACGCGATATCTTGCTCTGTTATCGTTCCAGCTCTTCTACTTAGTTTCTGGAGGGAGGACCAGGCGGATAGGAAAGCACCATCGCAGTTTTGTTGA